One Phaseolus vulgaris cultivar G19833 chromosome 2, P. vulgaris v2.0, whole genome shotgun sequence DNA window includes the following coding sequences:
- the LOC137810229 gene encoding GATA transcription factor 18-like — protein sequence MHRCCSGSQGHVMGHCTCGMFHSQTTSFSMLFSLPNHKPPYQDSDIYDYSFTPSSSSSSVDCTLSLGTPSTRFSEDEEKRTRHERRSVSNFCWDLLQSKHSPQSQTKSSRTSNTTSNTDPLLARRCANCDTTSTPLWRNGPRGPKSLCNACGIRFKKEERRASAAAAPPPASGGLMESAQVYNNSWYTHPQSQKMQCFSPGMASEFRFADDENRDADNGIPFLSWRLNVTDRTSLVHDFTR from the exons ATGCATCGCTGTTGCAGTGGCTCCCAGGGGCACGTCATGGGACACTGTACATGCGGCATGTTCCACAGCCAAACCACCTCCTTCTCCATGCTCTTCTCACTGCCCAACCACAAGCCACCCTACCAAGATTCCGACATCTATGATTATTCCTTCACCCCCtcatcctcttcctcttccGTTGACTGCACTCTCTCCCTCGGGACTCCATCCACCCGTTTCTCCGAAGACGAGGAAAAACGTACCCGCCACGAACGTCGCTCGGTTTCTAACTTCTGCTGGGACTTACTACAATCCAAACACAGCCCTCAATCCCAAACCAAATCCTCCCGAACCTCCAATACCACCTCAAACACCGACCCTCTCCTCGCTCGCCGCTGCGCCAATTGTGACACCACCTCAACTCCCCTTTGGAGAAATGGCCCCCGAGGCCCCAAG TCACTGTGCAATGCATGTGGGATTAGATTCAAGAAGGAGGAGAGAAGGGCGAGTGCGGCGGCTGCGCCGCCGCCGGCTTCTGGCGGCTTGATGGAATCGGCGCAGGTGTACAACAACTCGTGGTACACGCACCCGCAGAGTCAGAAGATGCAGTGTTTCTCGCCGGGGATGGCGAGCGAGTTCCGTTTCGCGGACGACGAGAATCGAGACGCCGATAACGGCATTCCGTTTCTCTCGTGGAGACTCAACGTCACAGACAGAACGAGCCTCGTTCACGACTTCACAAGATGA
- the LOC137809863 gene encoding uncharacterized protein, whose translation MRSTKAQTWVRIYHLPLEYWKPRTIFSIVRGLGTPLSLDEHTMRKNRAMFARVLVDIDLLSPLPVQLLVERPDFAFVAGVEYEWLPPFCSHCKMIGHELAQCRVIHDQGRVPGPLHKPSQKTPSDEQEQGRTTIPTQRKEYRKKNLQTKLLEGPMDNLRVDATSGVNVGSPLGHLADKTDGGEDDFADMPPLEDASDHDRSSPKQG comes from the exons ATGAGGAGTACCAAAGCTCAGACCTGGGTTAGAATTTACCATTTGCCTTTGGAGTATTGGAAACCAAGGACAATATTTTCCATCGTCAGAGGCCTTggtactcctttgtctttggatgagCATACTATGAGAAAGAATAGGGCTATGTTTGCTAGAGTGCTGGTGGATATTGATCTGTTGTCCCCCCTTCCTGTTCAGCTCTTGGTTGAACGTCCAGACTTTGCTTTTGTAGCtggtgtggaatatgaatggctccctccattttgctctcattgtaagatgattgggcaCGAGCTTGCTCAGTGCCGGGTGATCCATGACCAGGGTCGTGTTCCTGGGCCTCTACATAAACCTTCTCAGAAGACACCTTCTGATGAACAGGAACAAGGAAGGACCACGATTCCAACCCAACGTAAAGAATATCGGAAAAAAAATCTGCAGACAAAGCTCTTAGAAGGTCCCATGGATAATTTGAGAGTTGATGCTACTAGTGGGGTTAATGTAGGGTCACCCCTGGGACACCTTGCTGATAAAACAGATGGAGGAGAGGATGATTTTGCAGATATGCCTCCTCTTGAGGATGCTTCAGATCATGATAGATCCTCACCCAAGCAGGG ATAA